In the genome of Epinephelus fuscoguttatus linkage group LG4, E.fuscoguttatus.final_Chr_v1, the window ggaaaaaggtaataaaaatagtatgtcattaaaaaagtcctaaaaaaaagtcccagTGTGCATGCTGTTCTTTATGGCCCCCtgaattattgtttttattattatttttgtttatttggcaAGGACAAATGCATAAGACATTGCTACATGTGTAAGGTACAAAGTAGATGTAATGCATACAGGTTTATAACCATGGCTAATTTGCAACCCCTGTCCCCAGTTGGTTTTAGAGTTAAAACAGTAAGTGTAAGATGACTAAGCATGGAGTATTTTAATACAATAATGCAACACATGTACAGTAAAATACGAACAAAGACTAAGTCAGAGTGAAGACCACAATaagaacagagacaaaaaacaattaacaataACTATGTTCATATCGTCAATGGTCTGTTTAGCTGTTGAGTTTCCTAAAATTTATCCTGGGAGGAATTCCCCCAGACTACCTTGGAAGGTTGGGTCACAGAGGTTGTCGATTGAAAATGGTCCCCCCCAGTGTTAAAAGGTGATTACAGCCCTGTACTTAACCATACACTTTCCATACATCGGCATCCTGTCTTAAAATGAGCCTGAACCAAAAGCATGCAAAAGCAATAATTGACATTCTTTCACCTAAAGTTGAGATTTGAATTAAGAAAATCTTCAGACTGATTAATGTCAGAGTGTTTATTTTCCAGCCAGCAGCTGTTGAACCTTCGGTCCATGTCATTTTGGATTTGAGGGCATTTCATTGGCAGATGAAGCAGTGACGGTGGCTCACTGCACGTTTGCTAATCCTTGTGAGTGTATATTCCCAAGCAGACTGTGGCGTTTTGTGATAAGGCAGCTCATTTGGGCCACAGACCCTGATAAGCTGTGTGGGTACTACATCCCTTATCTCCTGAAGGACAGTTTGCGACCCTCAGTGAAAGGATGTTCCTGAAGGTCTCACTGCTGGCTTTAAAGCAAAGGGACCAGATTTAAGTTTTGTCCAACAGAAAatccatttcatttcaaaagcGTTATTGATCAGTATTGTTCAAATGTCCGAGCCTCAGAGCTGACATGTTAATCAGTCTAAATTTAAGTTTCATACTTTACAGATCAAATCCTAAGGCTCATCTTTGATCAACTTAGCTGTCTTTTTCTGATGTCAACATATGAAAATAGCCATTTAGATTTATGCTCTTGTGTGTGACTTgtcttgctgttgttgttgtttttaaagcctcTCTGAAATTCAAGCTGGCCAGTGAGACCAGTAAGGCCGCCTCTCAAAGGGACAGGATCCAACAGCTGCAGAATGAACTGATCATGGTTagaagatacacacacacacaggaataaACCTTAAATAATCACTGTGTATGTAGTCTGACCCTGTCTTCCTTgcttgtgttgtgcagaagaaTGACAGTGAGAAGGAGCTACTTAAACTTCAGAGAGTCcaccagcagcaacaacaggatCTGCagcgtcaccacagtcacatgacaaaGATGGCAACTTTGGAGGCCACAGTGAAACAGCAGGAAAAGGTGAACACTCTAGGCTATACGTACCAGTATAACTATCTGATTTCACAACTTGCGGGGCGTCTTTTATGAATAACagctcaaaatatatatatatgtatatttgtgCCATTTTTTTCAGGTCATTGAGAAGATGGAGAAAGCGTTAGACGGCAAACTCAGAGAGAAGAATAAGCAGGGTGGTGACAAGAGGCTGgtggtgaaaaaacaaaaaggtacaAGGGCTCAGTGAGGCGAGGGAAGAGTATGTTGTCACGAAAACATTTGCAAAACGTCTCCTCATGCTTTGCAGGTGAGAGTGACCACAGAAGGGAAGAGATAGAGTCGGCCCTGGCAGCAGAAAACGCTCGTCtcagaggagagctggacaggatTCAGCAGCAGCCTGCTCCAGTCATCATACAGCAGGCAGCACAGGTAGACAGCTACACATTTGAGCCAGTGTTCAAACAGTGTGATGCTACCCAAATTTAGTCTTGCTGTTACTGAAATCTCAAATTAATATGTGTTATGTCCCCTCAGACAAAAGACGCACTGCCACTCCAGGAGAGACTGAGTTTACTAAATAAACTGGAGATGGCCAAGGCAAAAGTCCAAACCCTGGAGGCTCAGgtaaaagaacagaaaaatcaTATGTGCACATGTTTCATAGTCTTAATGAGTCACTGATCAGGATGTCTTGCCCTGTATTTGCATGTGTTACAGCTGGAGGAGAACTCTAAATCATGGGGGAGACAGAAACAAGAAATGTTGACCAAACTAAGTGAGCACAGGCACGGCTTCGTCCGGACGTCCACTACAATCCTTCATAACATTCCTCTGGTCAGTTGAGTGCAGTTAGCCTTcgttttatatgacacacaccgTGCAGTGTGGGATTATTTTATCTGACATGGAGTTGTTTCTGCTTCTTACAGAGGTCTGTGTCACAGTTATTGCATCAGCCGAGCAGACAGAGGAAGCAGAAGCCTTTAAAATGACCcagactaaacacacacacagaaaaacttttctttcagggtgtctacaggtcagTTAAGTTATCTtaatataaggccttaaaagtaTTAAACTGTCTTAAACTCAGGTTTGatgggtcttaaatattttcTGTCGCATTACTGCAAAAATgatatctgtagacaccctgtctTTGATTTCATGTtccaaataaaatatttccatctaaaaaatatatttaaatattaatattatattgtGTAATAAAATGATATATAACAAGACATACTGTAAATCAGtagtattgttttatttatcactggtttatatatatttttaaaacacttttgccACATGTAATGAAGCATCTGTACattccaggtttttttttttactacacacacagagactacACATTTGCATACTGTTCAAATTACTCACTAGataatacacagtatatataatgacttttttcattagTTATGACGTTACTGAGGTAATTTGTTCATGCACATTTTTAGCTTTTCTTTCCTAATGTTTTCTTGCTCTCCAACGACGTCTAAGGTTGGAAgaatttatttgttgtttataCTGTGGTGCATTCGGGGGCCTGGCTTATTATGCACCACAGTTTTTCTCTCAAACTTGGCATCATTGACTCGTCTGCAGAGGCTTCAGAGTCAATATTATAGGCTTGTCTGGTAAGAGAATGAGCTCAAAGGTACTCTGCACTTCGACATGGCGCTGTTTCTCCACTCGGAAGTTCTCAAGCATCTGTAAAGACGGAAGATAGTGCACATAGTTAATATGCTGTGTGAATGAGCCGCAGCATACAGTGAAATGTCTCTTTATAATCTGTATATTTTACATGGATGAGGAAGAgttgcatctctgtctctgctaTTCTGCGTCCTAAACACTGTCGggggccgaagccgaagccaaGGCTCCGGAAGTAGTGTGACTCCGTCCTCAACCAACGAGAGGGCTGATACTGCTCCGGACGAAAGAACACTTTGGGGTCTCTGCCCATTGCATACAGTCCTAACTGGACCAGGGTctgaacacagaaaacacaaagcagTTTCTTTAACAAtgctcaaacacaaaaacattattatatGATTTATAGCCTATTTTTGATTGCCTCTTACCCCTGCTGGGATGTGGTAGTTTTGAATAATGATATCTTCTGATATGTATCTTTGCAAGCTCACTGCGACTGGGTGTAACCTGAGGGATCAAAGTCTATGGGTTAGTAAGAAAACTATTACACAAAACTATTCCCTAAACAACTGACATCTTAAGATTAGACAGTATCATAAATAGCATGACATGTTTGGCATCATTTACCTCAGAGTTTCCTTCAAAGCTCCTTTGACCAGTGGAATCCGCTTCAGCATCTCCTTCATGTCTCCCTGGCTCTCAGCCCGAGCTGCAGCCACCTCTGctctcagctcctcctggaggctGGGGTGCCTAGCTAGTTCATACAACGTCCACAGCAATGTTATGGAagtctgaaacacacaaacagaattaAGCCAAAAAGAAGTTACGTTctgaagaaataaataatttgtgTCACTTCTTTTCCTTACTGTATCTACTCCTCCAGCCATCAGCTCGGTGATGCTGGCCTTGATGTCTTCAATGGACAGCTTGTCCAGCATGAGCAGGCTCGCCAGGACTCCTGGGTATTTCTCTGAAGTGCCAGCTTCCTTACGTAACTGTCTGTAGATGTTTTGGATGCAGCGGTCCGCTAAAGGCACCaagataataaaaatgaaataagaaacagtgcaaacatcaaaatataaaacatgatttCCAAATAACACAACTAAGACTCTTAtggtgcaaaacaaaacaatacttaAAATGTTCAGCCTGTTTGTTCTCTGAGTTCTACCTTGATTGAAGATCCCATCCCAAGCCTCCACGTGGTCACGCCACACCTTGGCTCCAATATGCCTCAACAGAGCAGGAGGTATGTACAGCATGGGTGAGGTAGTCTTGAACATGAGGGTGATGCAGTCGATGAAATGCTGAGCTTCAGGGTCGATGTAGTCCAGCATCAAACCAAGACGCTCCCCGTACAGCACTGAGCTCACCGCTGTGTGGGACAGAGCAAACATGAGACAAAGATAAGTAATATTGTAGGGAAAAAGGGAGCACTGGCATTCACAGTGAGTGAACTTGAATATCAAGAAAGATAGAAGTCCATCTTACATTCTAGTGCGTATTTAAAGAGTTCTTGAGAGAGGTCAGTGGTCCATTTGTTCTGGCCACTTCGCTTTATCTTTTTGTGCACCCTGGCAACAAAATCCTGGCCCACTTCATCCAGCAAAGGCACAAAGTTTTCCTGCACCTTCGGGGCAATCACCTCCTTGTTGAGAATCACACGGTTTGATCTCCAGTCTTCTCCATCCCTGTGGGAAGATTGGATTTTAACCTTCACTAGCAATGCAACTAATAGGCACAGTCTTAAAGCACTTGGTAAAACCTCTGGTTCCATGACAGAAATATTAGTAAAAGTGAATTTGTAAAGGAAGAAGGGATAATAGCATGTACTTAAGTAACACTCCATATTTGCGGTTCCTGTAGTCTCTGTATGACGTCCAGGCTTCAACTCTCAGCCTTTTAGGATAATGGCCCTCGGCTTTGAACAGGATGGCAGCGTCTTCAGGATTGATGATATTTACGCTTTCATAATAACCTACTTTTTCTCTGACATACAAAAAGTCAGAGGAAGAAAGGGGTCAAAATGCCATATCAAATTTGTTGTCAGAGCAAGATGACCTTGTGGATTGTCGGTCACAGAtatttttcatggacaaaaatatttatatttatattaagaCCAGaattcatttcaaaataatgacatcattcagtgttatttgttttgtctACTTGTGTTCCTTTTCATTGAAAATACAGTAGACGATAAATGTCATGCAGTTATTCTATCATTTAGGATTTAAGCAAACTTGCTTTGTCTTCCGTACCTGTAAATGGGTCCAAAAGTGTTGAAGTTCTGCAGCATGATGCGATGAAGGTTTTTGAAGCCATCCAGTTTCCAGAAATTGTACAAATTTGCCACCCCGTTCTTCCACAGTCCAGGAATCTCACTGAAAGGCCTGacaatgctgctgctctccGAGTACACCTGTCTGACCACCGGCATACTGCTGCTGCAGCGCACACCTGTTGTTGTCAGCTCTCCCATCCAGGACAGGGGCGCCGTCACAAGGCTGCGGCACACACTCCACCTGGCCATCACGACAACAAAAATGCTCACACTGCTCTACCTTCAGCAGCTGCTCTGGCTCTCCCGGGGACATCTGGTGCAAAACAAGGAGGCTGGTCTAAATAGTCGGCCCCCCTCGCTGTGCTGATCAAGGCTCTCCAGTTGAACTCTGCAGCCTAACAGAATATCCACCACAGCGCAGTAGCTGGTGTGTGTTTAGCTGCGTtatttactgaatattttacaGCACCCTGCAATCATCTGTACGTAAAAAGTGAGACTATGCAAACTTGTATTAGGCCTTAAGACCTTCAGAAATGCTGCTGTCTTGAAGTGTTTGCTTTGGTTTGTGAAGAAAGACAAGGCCACGACAGAAACTcagtttaaaacaaatataattaATGTATGCATGAAAAGCATGTACTGTACAATCAAAATGAAAGATTTAATAAACACGTATACAAATGTGACTGTGAGCACTATTTCTTAAGAAGCTTTATGAGTTCTTCCAGCTTCATGGCGGTCTTAATGTCCCCCTGGATTTTCAGTCTGCCGCTGGTGTAAGCAGCAAATGGTCGAAGCTCGCCCTGGAACATGGCCAGAAGGTCGCTGTCAGACATGCTCAGTGTCACATCTGGCTCTCTGCACAAGGACCCTGCTCCAGCTGCACCACTACCtacaggacacacacagagcgacagaggtatttaatatttatgtaactgtgcttttgtttctatttacagcagacatttgaGCATTATTACACAGATTTAGCACGACTTGCATTCAGTTGATCTCAATCCTGTAATAATGGGCTTTTTACAGTAATATATGAAGCATCACCTTGGCTCAGATCCACATAGTAACTGTGACGCTGTCCATCCCCCGAGCTTATGTCAAACTGGAAGCAGGCCCCAACTTGCTGGACCAAAGTTTCTGAGAGCAGGAGCTTCACCCCACCAAGCAGCCCCTCAACAGAACCTGGTGTGGCCACGACTGCCTGAGGGACACTGCTGAACTCATCTGTAAAAGTTAAGCTGTCCTCTGAGGAGAAAAAGCCACAGATATATTATACAGCATTATCATAACGGGTACATGTTGTACCAAaacaattgtgtgtgtgtgtttgggggagGGGTACCTTGTTTAGGCTGTGAAACGCCACTGCGGCTCAGAAAGTGCATGGCCAACTGTTGAATGGGGCCAGTGAGGCCTTCCAGTCCAGGCACAGAAGGAGGCATGATGAGGGGTCCAGAGAGGCCTTCCTCTGGTGCTTTTAGTATAGAGCCCAGGGTAAGCTCGACCCTGTCTACCTCCAGCCCCCAGGGCCGAGTCATCTCATTTATGTCCATCTATGCAGAGCAATAAAGGATGTAAGTTTGACGTGATACAGTGAAAAGCCCGAGAAAAGTAGGTTCAGTGTAGTCTTACCCCAAGATATTCTCCAAGTTTAATGCTCTCAGTTTGGATCTCCCTGACAGTCTTCTTAGCCAGGCTGTAGGTCAAAGCCTTCTGTGCCGTCATCCTGGTCGAGGCGTTCAGGTCCTGGACTGATAGTACAGACATGACGGGGTTCCAGATCCTGAACTGGATGTCTGCCCCCACTGACAATATGCCACCATCCAGAGTAGTGACCTACAGTAGCAGAATTCCATGTTATTTGAGTGCTAGACATCTAACACTGGTCATTTAACATCTGTTGCAATTTAAAGAAGACAGAGACATCTCCTCTTTATTCTTAAAGCTTTTATTGACTAAAGAATATTTACTATGTAAGGCTGAATATACAAGTTGGGAAATGCTGAATGCTGGTAAGGG includes:
- the ccdc33 gene encoding coiled-coil domain-containing protein 33 isoform X1, giving the protein MGRAWLTSQRHGGELESGEPLQRGGYDLPSHDALAQILPNGRYPLKGAKMEPHRAAQQEQVKPEAAQANKPNINHTYQVHHAHQRPSLHDLEDDPHMAEITNLQTKEVENYRLAMSKMAEDIIALRTQVVTLETENSQLRTDLSLQQDLGRDLLDDTDIDVMTKAEIADRIASLKFKLASETSKAASQRDRIQQLQNELIMKNDSEKELLKLQRVHQQQQQDLQRHHSHMTKMATLEATVKQQEKVIEKMEKALDGKLREKNKQGGDKRLVVKKQKGESDHRREEIESALAAENARLRGELDRIQQQPAPVIIQQAAQTKDALPLQERLSLLNKLEMAKAKVQTLEAQLEENSKSWGRQKQEMLTKLSEHRHGFVRTSTTILHNIPLRSVSQLLHQPSRQRKQKPLK
- the LOC125887090 gene encoding cholesterol side-chain cleavage enzyme, mitochondrial, coding for MARWSVCRSLVTAPLSWMGELTTTGVRCSSSMPVVRQVYSESSSIVRPFSEIPGLWKNGVANLYNFWKLDGFKNLHRIMLQNFNTFGPIYREKVGYYESVNIINPEDAAILFKAEGHYPKRLRVEAWTSYRDYRNRKYGVLLKDGEDWRSNRVILNKEVIAPKVQENFVPLLDEVGQDFVARVHKKIKRSGQNKWTTDLSQELFKYALESVSSVLYGERLGLMLDYIDPEAQHFIDCITLMFKTTSPMLYIPPALLRHIGAKVWRDHVEAWDGIFNQADRCIQNIYRQLRKEAGTSEKYPGVLASLLMLDKLSIEDIKASITELMAGGVDTTSITLLWTLYELARHPSLQEELRAEVAAARAESQGDMKEMLKRIPLVKGALKETLRLHPVAVSLQRYISEDIIIQNYHIPAGTLVQLGLYAMGRDPKVFFRPEQYQPSRWLRTESHYFRSLGFGFGPRQCLGRRIAETEMQLFLIHMLENFRVEKQRHVEVQSTFELILLPDKPIILTLKPLQTSQ
- the ccdc33 gene encoding coiled-coil domain-containing protein 33 isoform X2; this translates as MKASNKTKSLSNPAAIKLQRGGYDLPSHDALAQILPNGRYPLKGAKMEPHRAAQQEQVKPEAAQANKPNINHTYQVHHAHQRPSLHDLEDDPHMAEITNLQTKEVENYRLAMSKMAEDIIALRTQVVTLETENSQLRTDLSLQQDLGRDLLDDTDIDVMTKAEIADRIASLKFKLASETSKAASQRDRIQQLQNELIMKNDSEKELLKLQRVHQQQQQDLQRHHSHMTKMATLEATVKQQEKVIEKMEKALDGKLREKNKQGGDKRLVVKKQKGESDHRREEIESALAAENARLRGELDRIQQQPAPVIIQQAAQTKDALPLQERLSLLNKLEMAKAKVQTLEAQLEENSKSWGRQKQEMLTKLSEHRHGFVRTSTTILHNIPLRSVSQLLHQPSRQRKQKPLK
- the stoml1 gene encoding stomatin-like protein 1; the encoded protein is MFNKSYQLLPQRDSISTRTPGLFVDTDSFTQRGYHKGFSFDNIPSVSENDFNDTSQGWVSWICNLIVIFLVYICTFLTFPISGWFVLKTVPNYQRIVVFRLGRVCPPKGPGIVLVLPLIDQWQRVDLRTRAFNIPPCQVTTLDGGILSVGADIQFRIWNPVMSVLSVQDLNASTRMTAQKALTYSLAKKTVREIQTESIKLGEYLGMDINEMTRPWGLEVDRVELTLGSILKAPEEGLSGPLIMPPSVPGLEGLTGPIQQLAMHFLSRSGVSQPKQEDSLTFTDEFSSVPQAVVATPGSVEGLLGGVKLLLSETLVQQVGACFQFDISSGDGQRHSYYVDLSQGSGAAGAGSLCREPDVTLSMSDSDLLAMFQGELRPFAAYTSGRLKIQGDIKTAMKLEELIKLLKK